The following coding sequences lie in one Rutidosis leptorrhynchoides isolate AG116_Rl617_1_P2 chromosome 6, CSIRO_AGI_Rlap_v1, whole genome shotgun sequence genomic window:
- the LOC139852571 gene encoding coatomer subunit epsilon-1-like, producing MTMTPDLLFNLRNNFYLGAFQAAINNSDIANLTEDDSIERDCLVYKSYIALGSYQLVINEVDSSAATPLQAVKLLASYLLSPDNKESAISSIREWLDDAAIGNNPILRLIAGTIFMHEQDYNEALKYTNTGGSMELYALNVQIFLKMHRADYAEKQLRVMQQIDEDHTLTQLATAWVNLAVGGSKIQEAYLIFQDFSEKYQITNLILNGKAVCCMHMGNFDEAESLLLEALNKDAKDRETLANLVVCSLHLGKSASRLLSQLKLADPEHMLLKRGSTAEENFDRALQTVG from the exons ATGACGATGACACCAGATTTGTTATTCAACCTACGAAACAATTTCTACTTGGGTGCATTTCAAGCTGCAATCAACAACAGCGATATTGCAAACCTAACTGAAGACGATTCAATCGAACGAGATTGCCTCGTCTACAAATCTTACATTGCCCTTGGAAGCTATCAG CTTGTGATTAATGAAGTTGATTCATCTGCTGCGACGCCTCTTCAAGCCGTGAAATTGCTAGCATCCTATCTTTTGAGTCCTGATAACAAG GAAAGTGCAATTTCTAGTATACGGGAGTGGTTGGATGATGCTGCCATCGGGAACAATCCGATACTAAGGCTTATTGCTGGAACCATATTCATGCATGAGCAAGACTACAATGAGGCACTCAAATACACAAATACCGGAGGGAGTATGGAACT ATATGCGTTGAATGTCCAAATTTTTCTCAAGATGCACAGAGCAGATTATGCTGAGAAGCAATTGAGAGTTATGCAACAGATCGATGAGGACCACACACTGACTCAGCTTGCAACTGCATGGGTTAATTTGGCTGTG GGTGGTTCAAAGATACAGGAAGCATATCTCATCTTCCAGGACTTCTCTGAGAAGTACCAAATTACTAATTTGATTCTTAATGGGAAGGCTGTATGCTGCATGCACATGGGAAATTTTGATGAAGCTGAATCGTTATTGCTTGAGGCATTAAATAAG GATGCAAAAGATCGCGAGACACTGGCTAATCTGGTTGTATGCAGTCTTCATCTTGGCAAATCGGCTTCACGGCTTTTAAG CCAGTTGAAACTCGCAGATCCCGAACACATGCTACTTAAACGGGGATCAACCGCAGAAGAGAATTTCGACAGGGCACTACAGACTGTTGGTTGA